One Bufo gargarizans isolate SCDJY-AF-19 chromosome 4, ASM1485885v1, whole genome shotgun sequence DNA window includes the following coding sequences:
- the C4H3orf80 gene encoding uncharacterized membrane protein C3orf80 homolog: protein MVQCCCSPEGSLITALLLLLHESQAGWSCGDLLCGDREGCCVFGNVSHTEIKCCQLPFHTFLDNVGWFVRKLSGLLILLVLFAIGYFLQRMICPSPRRYTRPQQRSTGGPGLLNETSSQDSLIDSVRHLSEHELRIISSPVLLQLPSYEEVKYLPTYEESMRPGQVILPVSPIPAAEDGGSGALPPYSH from the coding sequence ATGGTGCAGTGCTGCTGCTCCCCGGAGGGCTCCCTCATCAcggcgctgctgctgctgctgcacgaGTCGCAGGCGGGCTGGAGCTGCGGGGATCTGCTGTGCGGGGACCGGGAAGGCTGCTGCGTGTTCGGGAACGTCAGCCACACGGAGATCAAGTGCTGCCAGCTGCCCTTCCACACTTTCCTGGACAACGTGGGCTGGTTCGTCAGGAAGCTCTCCGGGCTGCTCATCCTGCTGGTGCTGTTCGCCATCGGTTACTTCCTGCAGCGCATGATCTGCCCCAGCCCCCGCAGGTACACCCGGCCCCAGCAGCGGAGCACCGGGGGCCCCGGGCTGCTCAACGAGACCAGCTCCCAGGACTCCCTCATAGACAGTGTCCGGCACCTTTCCGAGCACGAGCTGCGCATCATCTCCTCGCCGGTGCTCCTGCAGCTGCCCAGCTACGAGGAGGTCAAGTACCTGCCCACCTACGAGGAGTCCATGAGACCCGGCCAGGTGATCCTGCCCGTGTCCCCGATCCCGGCGGCGGAGGATGGAGGCTCTGGGGCACTGCCCCCCTATTCACATTGA